One Gordonia mangrovi genomic region harbors:
- a CDS encoding pseudouridine synthase, protein MASASRDGTPGPRKKPARAQQTGKPVRKAGAKGAGAKGSGKRNPQVAGRSTKKTHRKGSSKPDVRSGQVRLNNAKPARHQHADFETTDSGATYVADGVRLQKVLAAAGVASRRGAEELIAAGRVEVDGEVVTEQGLRIDPDTAVIRVDGARVIIDEDKQYLALNKPKGWQSTMSDDQGRPCVGDIVAERVMAGQRLFHVGRLDADTEGLLLLTNDGELAHRLMHPSYEIPKTYLATLRGEVPRSLGRVLKAGVELEDGPVAVDSFTPVEVHEGQSLVRITLHEGRNRIVRRMMEEVGFPVTALVRTHVGAVALGEQRPGSLRVLGKNEIGALYKAVGL, encoded by the coding sequence ATGGCATCCGCTAGCCGAGACGGCACACCGGGCCCGCGCAAGAAGCCGGCGCGCGCTCAACAGACAGGCAAACCCGTACGCAAAGCCGGCGCGAAGGGCGCCGGCGCCAAGGGCTCGGGCAAACGGAATCCGCAGGTCGCGGGGCGTTCGACGAAGAAGACCCATCGCAAGGGATCGTCGAAGCCCGACGTGAGGTCGGGTCAGGTGCGCCTCAACAACGCGAAACCTGCCCGACATCAGCACGCCGACTTCGAGACCACCGACTCGGGCGCCACCTACGTCGCCGACGGCGTGCGCCTGCAGAAGGTGCTCGCCGCGGCCGGGGTGGCCTCACGGCGTGGCGCGGAGGAGCTGATCGCGGCCGGCCGTGTGGAGGTCGACGGCGAGGTCGTCACCGAGCAGGGTCTGCGCATCGACCCGGACACCGCGGTGATCCGGGTGGACGGTGCCCGCGTGATCATCGATGAGGACAAGCAGTACCTGGCCCTCAACAAGCCCAAGGGCTGGCAGTCGACGATGTCCGACGACCAGGGCCGTCCCTGCGTCGGCGATATCGTCGCCGAGCGGGTGATGGCCGGCCAGCGCCTGTTCCATGTGGGTCGGCTCGACGCCGACACCGAGGGTCTGCTGCTGCTGACCAACGACGGTGAACTCGCGCACCGACTGATGCACCCCTCCTACGAGATCCCCAAGACCTATCTGGCCACCCTGCGCGGGGAGGTGCCGCGCTCGCTGGGGCGGGTCCTCAAGGCCGGCGTCGAACTCGAAGACGGGCCGGTGGCGGTCGACTCGTTCACCCCGGTCGAGGTCCACGAAGGTCAGTCCCTGGTGCGGATCACCCTGCACGAGGGACGCAACCGCATCGTTCGCCGGATGATGGAGGAGGTCGGTTTTCCCGTGACCGCACTGGTGCGGACCCACGTCGGCGCCGTCGCGCTCGGCGAGCAGCGGCCGGGCAGCCTGCGCGTCCTCGGCAAGAACGAGATCGGGGCACTGTACAAGGCGGTCGGACTGTGA